The DNA sequence GCTAATGCCGTACCGGCTGATTATAATGCTGCGGGTAAAATAGCTGACGGCGATTACTTTATCCGCCCGCTCCATACCCATTCGCTCGATGTCGTAAATCATCTGGTTGACGTTCTCTCCGCTGCGGTCGAATTCTGTCGAATGAACGTGCACAACCAGCGGTTTTCCACTGCTTGCCGCTACAGCAACTCCCGCAGGATAGGTCATCCAATCGTGAGCGTGAACAACGTCGAACTGCTCGAAAGTTGCCAATTCGGAGGCAAGAGCGGCATAACGATGAACCTCATCATACATATTGCCGCTGTAGTGCATACCACTGATAGAAGCTGAAGCGGCATTGCCGCCATGTGTTTCCTGTTTTTGTTTTAGAAATTCTTCGATTCGCTGCTTGTAAATATCCGGGGTTGAATATGGCTGCAATGTTGAGGGGATTGTGCGAAATTTGACATTTTTCAACTCACTAAGCTTAAAAGAGGCAGCGGATGGCAGGGAAGTAGGTGTTAACAACTTCACGTGAGTTGTGTAAATACTCTCGACCATTTTTGGCAAACAGAAGATTACATCTACGCCGAGTTGGTCTAAGGCTTTAGTAAGTCCATAGCAAGCCGTACCAAGTCCGCCACTGATAAATGGCGGAAACTCCCAGCCTAACATAAAAACCCGCATATTATCCCTACCAAGCTAATCTGTGTAAGAGGTTATGAAACAAGAAGTTATAACCACTTTCTCCAAAATCTAATATCACAGGCGATTTGCTCTAAAGTGCCTGTAGATAGCAGAAATTCTATCGGCAGGAAATTACGCACTCTTAATTCCAAGATACTGAAAAAGCCGTGTTTTATGGTAATTTCCAACTAATAAATCGGGGTTTTTGCTGTTTTAAGTTCAACAAATTTTCTGAGAAAAGTGAATTTTGATGGTAATAGTGAGGACTTTACCGGCCGAAAGCCGACATTAGAAGCGCCAGAAACCCAATACGGCTATTTATTGTCAGGCAGTATTTATGACTGACTTCTTCTTCGCAAAGTGAGCCGAAGGACTGATAACTTAAACAGGTGATAATTGAAAGACGCAGTGACTAATACAAGCGTAAATGTTAAATTGCAAAGAAGCCGTTCCTCAGTAGAAAAAAGAGGAACGGCTTCTTTTAAAAACCGGTCTTCAAACGTAAACTCCGTCAGCAAAAGACGTTAGCGTACAGTTTGCCTGTTTCAGTTTTGCGAATTTTTTGCAAAACGCGGTGTACTACTACAGGTCCTGCGGCTTTACGGTGCTGCGACGATTGGCCTTTGTTCGTTCAATGGCCTTATCGAGCATGCAATAGACCTTATCACTGATTGCACCGAGCGCATCGGACGAGGTCATCATCTTTTTGCTTCGGACATAGGCCTTAATTTTGCTGGCCACTACTAAAGACTCTTTCTTTGCCATTTGTAAAAATCCTCCATGTCAAAAAGTTAAATTTTAATAGGCCGGTACCAAATCCTTGGTGCAGGCAACGTTACTGAGGGCTGTTATTACAGGAACCGGCAAGTATTTGCAACAAAAAAATATGCCCAAACGTTAAATTTTTGTGATTACAGGGCCGATAGCAAAAAACGCTTATGAAAAGCCGGTTGCCGGGTGATTGATAATTTTCTTTGATAGGCCTTAATTTTTTAATAACTCAGAGGTTTATTTTGACGAAGATACCTCCAATAACGGCCTTTTCACCTTTGGTGGACGCCGGAACTGACAGGAATATGAATTAGGTTTATAGCGGAGAAATAAAATGGCAAAGCGATCTCAAAGTAGTTCGACCCCTTCGACAAACTCGGGGCGGACAGGCTCACCATCACGAGCGAAGTCGAGGGAACGCCGAAAATCACCCCGCAGTTTTGGTTCGCAAAATAAAGCAGCGGCGCCGGAACTTATCGTTGTTACTTTTGCGGAGGACATGGAACAGGCCAAAGAGTACGAATCTTTGCTGTCGGCCAATGGTATCCCCGCTATGATAAAAGGACAAAGCGGAGAGTCGGCAGATACTGACGGCATAGCCGTAATGGTTCCGGAAGATTATCTCGATGAAGCACACGTAGTAATCGAATCCCAGGATGCCTATGATGATTTTTATGATTTTGCATTAGAAGACGAAGACGAAGAAGATGAAGGTGATTTCGACAGTGAGCTTTTCGAGGATGACTTTTGATTCTGTGATAACTCGCAGAGGCGGTTCGCGAA is a window from the Phycisphaerae bacterium genome containing:
- a CDS encoding DUF2007 domain-containing protein; translation: MAKRSQSSSTPSTNSGRTGSPSRAKSRERRKSPRSFGSQNKAAAPELIVVTFAEDMEQAKEYESLLSANGIPAMIKGQSGESADTDGIAVMVPEDYLDEAHVVIESQDAYDDFYDFALEDEDEEDEGDFDSELFEDDF
- a CDS encoding glycosyltransferase family 4 protein, producing MLGWEFPPFISGGLGTACYGLTKALDQLGVDVIFCLPKMVESIYTTHVKLLTPTSLPSAASFKLSELKNVKFRTIPSTLQPYSTPDIYKQRIEEFLKQKQETHGGNAASASISGMHYSGNMYDEVHRYAALASELATFEQFDVVHAHDWMTYPAGVAVAASSGKPLVVHVHSTEFDRSGENVNQMIYDIERMGMERADKVIAVSYFTRSIIISRYGISGDKVEVVYNGVERNGNGAFVETDNDKDEKIVLFLGRITMQKGPEYFLQAAKKVLDVMDNVRFVMAGSGDLMHRAIEMAAGLGIGQKILFTGFLCGQDVQKIYEMADLYVMPSVSEPFGIAPLEAMNNDVPVIISKQSGVSEVLTHALKVDFWDVDEIANKIIAVLKYPPLGITLRNYGNFEARKLRWKDSAAKCLKIYEESFVTA